One stretch of Hevea brasiliensis isolate MT/VB/25A 57/8 chromosome 12, ASM3005281v1, whole genome shotgun sequence DNA includes these proteins:
- the LOC110662703 gene encoding B3 domain-containing protein At2g33720-like — protein sequence MKRKSKYSHFGQRHKKVEREQGLEKEMDRMGKQEKKEASRKCETQQQCHLGFEISSSVDKKKSILSAIVVSTELKLFDETWIAYASATAKSKEPDDDVSKESSDSELITLARNTENEIICSPVEERKKRLKHLVWTKLALSDPWKIKKRLTGSDLGNLCRLLVASVSVKNHILPFLNNETVEEIKRDGARVPIWDCDTNTEQHLVLKYWQTAKSYAFINGWLNNFVNRRNLVEGDLIGIYWDQSEDIFKFSVLEKASDVYS from the exons atgaaaagaaaaagcaagtaCAGTCATTTTGGGCAAAGGCATAAGAAAGTAGAGCGAGAGCAAGGATTAGAGAAAGAAATGGATCGCATGGGCAAACAGGAAAAAAAGGAAGCCAGCAGAAAATGTGAAACGCAGCAACAGTGTCATCTTGGATTCGAG ATCAGTTCATCTGTTGACAAAAAGAAATCCATTCTCAGTGCCATTGTTGTTTCAACTGAACTAAAACTATTCGATGAAACTTGGATTGCTTATGCCTCTGCAACTGCAAAAAGCAAGGAACCTGACGATGATGTATCCAAAGAGTCCTCGGATTCTGAACTGATAACACTGGCTCGAAATACTGAGAACGAGATAATTTGTAGTCCTGTAGAGGAGAGAAAAAAGAGGCTGAAGCATCTTGTTTGGACAAAACTGGCACTTTCTGATCCGTGGAAGATTAAGAAGAGGTTAACTGGTAGTGATCTTGGTAACCTTTGCAGACTTTTGGTGGCATCAGTTTCAGTCAAGAATCATATTTTGCCATTTTTGAACAATGAAACTGTTGAAGAGATCAAAAGAGACGGTGCTCGAGTTCCTATCTGGGATTGCGATACTAACACTGAGCAGCATCTGGTTTTGAAGTACTGGCAAACAGCTAAGAGTTATGCGTTCATCAATGGCTGGTTGAATAATTTTGTGAACAGAAGGAATTTAGTTGAAGGAGACTTGATTGGGATTTACTGGGATCAATCAGAAGATATATTCAAATTTTCTGTTCTTGAGAAAGCTTCTGACGTCTATTCATGA